The following are encoded in a window of Aythya fuligula isolate bAytFul2 chromosome 26, bAytFul2.pri, whole genome shotgun sequence genomic DNA:
- the NRTN gene encoding neurturin → MKVWKFAAIASMLLSSMLSILVCRDMFNGSRTYSPLPSSLSSRASSSSLPAALRRPPRALPRHSSLLTQYSSLFESYTEGEIRQLISALVERYSQAMNSGGHELPLFPKAGNRMKRARARHKPCALKELEVSVSELGLGYESDETVLFRYCSGTCDTAVRNYDLSLKSVRSKRRIRKEKVRARPCCRPLSYDDDVSFLDAYNRYYTVNELSAKECGCV, encoded by the exons ATGAAGGTATGGAAGTTTGCAGCCATTGCATCGATGCTCCTCAGTTCCATGTTATCCATTTTAGTTTGTAGAGACATGTTCAACGGAAGCCGGACATACAGCCCCTTGCCTTCCTCGCTGTCCTCACGGGCATCCTCCTCTTCACTGCCGGCGGCTCTGCGGAGACCCCCCCGGGCCCTGCCACGCCACAGCTCGCTGCTCACCCAGT ACAGCAGCTTGTTCGAGAGCTACACAGAGGGGGAGATCCGGCAGCTCATCTCAGCACTGGTGGAGCGCTACAGCCAGGCCATGAACTCAGGGGGCCACGAGCTGCCTCTCTTCCCCAAGGCGGGCAACCGCATGAAGCGCGCACGAGCTCGCCACAAACCCTGTGCCCTGAAGGAGCTGGAGGTAAGCGTCAGCGAGCTGGGCCTGGGCTATGAGTCAGACGAGACGGTGCTGTTCCGCTACTGTAGCGGCACCTGTGACACAGCTGTCAGGAACTATGACCTCTCACTGAAGAGTGTACGCAGCAAGAGGAGGATCAGGAAGGAGAAGGTCCGGGCTCGGCCCTGCTGCCGGCCGCTTTCGTATGACGACGATGTCTCCTTCTTGGATGCCTACAACCGCTACTACACTGTCAACGAGCTCTCGGCCAAGGAGTGTGGCTGCGTGTGA
- the FUT6 gene encoding alpha-(1,3)-fucosyltransferase 6 — protein sequence MELMEGKKISWKKLLTFFLFSFVFSSCLFVSLRQFRTPKPEDHSSHLSTQMPLAENTSTPLKSEHRLTILLWSWPFGQHFNFRNCSELYGTPDCYFTVNRSWSQKADAVIMHHRDVCWDTRRLAQIPRLPSQRWIWFNLESPSNSPNLVAMDNLFNLTMSYRRDSDIFSPYGDLQLLRQPQPFNIPSKTKMVAWVVSNWQEGSHRVKYYQELKKYITVDVYGQHHLPLPSNKLLPTVSQYNFYLAFENSQHEDYITEKLWWNALSSGTVPVVLGPPRENYEHFLPPDSFIHVDDFPSASDMARYLLELSRDTERYQRYFQWRKWLKPVAGTGWAMQVCRACHFLQTTETRYRVVPDLSEWFV from the coding sequence TTCAGGACTCCCAAGCCAGAAGATCACAGTTCCCATCTCTCTACTCAAATGCCTCTTGCTGAAAATACCAGCACCCCACTGAAGAGTGAGCACAGGCTGACCATCCTGCTGTGGAGTTGGCCCTTTGGGCAACACTTTAATTTCAGAAACTGCTCAGAGTTATATGGCACACCAGACTGTTACTTCACTGTCAACCGCAGCTGGTCCCAAAAGGCAGATGCTGTGATTATGCATCACAGGGATGTGTGTTGGGACACAAGAAGACTGGCCCAGATCCCCAGACTCCCATCCCAGCGCTGGATCTGGTTCAACTTGGAGTCTCCAAGTAACTCTCCAAACTTAGTTGCCATGGACAACCTCTTCAACCTGACTATGTCATACCGAAGAGATTCAGACATCTTCAGCCCCTATGGGGACCTGCAGCTCCTCAGACAGCCCCAGCCCTTCAACATCCCATCCAAGACCAAGATGGTGGCTTGGGTAGTCAGCAATTGGCAAGAAGGCTCCCACCGGGTAAAGTACTACCAGGAGCTGAAGAAATACATCACTGTGGATGTCTATGGGCAGCATCACTTGCCCCTGCCCAGCAACAAGCTTCTTCCCACTGTGTCCCAGTACAATTTCTACTTGGCCTTTGAGAACTCCCAGCATGAAGACTACATCACTGAGAAGCTCTGGTGGAACGCTTTGTCCTCTGGCACTGTTCCTGTTGTACTAGGGCCACCCCGAGAAAACTACGAGCACTTCTTGCCCCCTGACTCCTTCATCCACGTCGATGACTTTCCCAGCGCCAGTGACATGGCACGGTACCTGTTGGAGCTGAGCAGGGACACTGAGCGATACCAGCGCTACTTTCAGTGGCGCAAGTGGCTGAAGCCTGTGGCGGGGACTGGCTGGGCCATGCAGGTCTGCAGAGCCTGTCACTTCCTGCAGACAACAGAGACCAGATACCGGGTTGTGCCTGATCTGTCTGAATGGTTCGTGTAA